From Methanococcus maripaludis, one genomic window encodes:
- the cfbA gene encoding sirohydrochlorin nickelochelatase — MNSKILQVHIMEALVLVGHGSRLPHSKNVVTEVAEKIKARNIYDIVEVGMMEFNEPTIPEAIKKVIDAGAKKVIVTPVFLAPGNHTERDIPKILGIYEGDDDCGHHHHHDHDCEHHHHHHDTEKVDIPEGVELVYRKPMGADDRIIDIVLDRANGL; from the coding sequence ATGAATTCAAAAATATTACAGGTGCATATTATGGAAGCATTGGTTTTGGTAGGTCACGGTAGCAGACTCCCACACTCAAAAAACGTTGTTACAGAAGTTGCTGAAAAAATAAAAGCAAGAAATATTTACGACATTGTAGAAGTAGGTATGATGGAATTCAACGAACCTACAATCCCTGAAGCGATAAAGAAAGTAATTGATGCAGGCGCTAAAAAAGTAATCGTAACCCCGGTATTTTTAGCTCCAGGAAACCATACTGAAAGAGATATTCCAAAAATACTTGGAATTTATGAAGGAGACGATGATTGTGGACATCACCACCATCACGACCACGATTGCGAACACCATCACCACCATCACGACACTGAAAAGGTAGATATTCCAGAAGGTGTTGAATTAGTTTACAGAAAACCGATGGGTGCAGATGATAGAATTATAGATATAGTCCTCGATAGAGCTAACGGACTTTAA
- a CDS encoding TRC40/GET3/ArsA family transport-energizing ATPase, translating to MVLSKLKESLKGITAKKLEKENGTKYIMFGGKGGVGKTTMSAATGIYCAEQGMKTVVVSTDPAHSLRDSFEQSFGHEPTKVNGMENLYVVEIDPEVAMSEYKEKLKSQMDENPMMGGMLEDQLEMASLSPGTDESAAFDVFLKYMDSDEFDIVVFDTAPTGHTLRFLGLPEIMDKYMTKMIKFKKQMSGFMNMMKKVMPFGGKGEDVDYDKALEEMEVMKERITKARGILANPDRTAFRLVVIPEEMSILESERAMQALNKFKIPVDSVIVNQIIPEDVECDFCRARRSLQEKRLELVKEKFGDKVIANLELLRTEAKGLEVLKEIAHKLYTESKSEEKEEVIVA from the coding sequence TTGGTATTATCTAAATTAAAGGAATCATTAAAAGGAATTACCGCTAAAAAACTTGAAAAAGAAAACGGAACCAAGTACATCATGTTTGGTGGAAAAGGTGGAGTTGGAAAAACTACAATGAGTGCCGCTACAGGTATTTACTGTGCAGAACAAGGCATGAAAACAGTTGTAGTTTCAACAGACCCTGCTCACTCATTAAGAGACAGCTTCGAACAGTCATTTGGTCACGAACCAACAAAAGTAAACGGCATGGAAAACCTCTATGTTGTAGAAATTGACCCGGAAGTTGCAATGTCTGAATACAAAGAAAAATTAAAATCACAGATGGATGAAAATCCAATGATGGGCGGAATGCTTGAAGATCAACTTGAAATGGCTTCATTATCTCCTGGAACTGACGAAAGCGCAGCATTTGATGTATTTTTAAAATACATGGACAGCGACGAATTTGACATAGTTGTATTCGATACCGCACCAACTGGACACACGTTAAGATTCTTGGGTCTTCCAGAAATTATGGACAAATACATGACCAAAATGATCAAGTTCAAAAAACAGATGAGCGGTTTCATGAACATGATGAAAAAAGTCATGCCATTTGGCGGTAAAGGCGAAGATGTAGACTACGATAAAGCCTTGGAAGAAATGGAAGTAATGAAAGAGAGAATTACAAAAGCAAGAGGAATTCTTGCAAATCCTGATAGAACAGCATTCAGACTTGTTGTAATTCCTGAAGAAATGAGTATTTTAGAAAGTGAAAGGGCAATGCAAGCTTTGAACAAGTTTAAAATACCTGTAGATTCAGTTATCGTAAACCAGATAATCCCTGAAGATGTGGAATGTGACTTCTGTAGGGCAAGAAGAAGCTTACAGGAAAAAAGACTTGAGCTCGTAAAAGAAAAATTCGGCGACAAAGTTATCGCAAACCTTGAATTATTGAGAACTGAAGCAAAAGGACTCGAAGTTTTAAAAGAGATTGCACACAAACTCTACACAGAATCTAAATCTGAAGAAAAAGAAGAAGTAATCGTAGCGTAA
- a CDS encoding DUF116 domain-containing protein codes for MDISSMWIFEYLGIISSILIVLAILLLLTAIILGYYLLKKNKILFPKLSLYITNNFYSILLRMFLIIGTEDTFYKVASDFYNKYYCEEFKKSKNKVLILPHCLRDLKCPGKLGPDGVECIFCGKCPIGRIIKVAEENGYKTYVVPGSTFLKRVLKEKRPDGVFAVACHNDMFHGMNSLSRKNIPIQGQLLMKDGCISTLVDVEELISRLKNEPC; via the coding sequence ATGGATATTAGTAGTATGTGGATTTTTGAGTATTTGGGGATAATTTCATCAATATTAATTGTTTTAGCAATTCTTTTATTGTTAACTGCAATTATTCTCGGATATTATCTTTTAAAGAAGAATAAAATCCTTTTTCCTAAATTATCATTGTATATTACAAATAACTTTTATTCCATTCTATTAAGAATGTTTCTAATAATTGGAACGGAAGATACATTTTACAAAGTTGCGAGTGACTTTTATAACAAGTACTACTGCGAAGAATTTAAAAAATCAAAAAATAAAGTTTTAATCCTTCCACACTGTTTGAGGGACTTAAAATGCCCTGGAAAACTCGGTCCTGATGGGGTAGAGTGCATATTCTGTGGAAAATGTCCAATTGGAAGAATAATAAAAGTTGCTGAAGAAAATGGCTACAAAACTTACGTGGTTCCAGGTTCTACTTTTTTAAAGAGAGTTTTAAAAGAGAAAAGGCCAGACGGAGTTTTTGCAGTAGCATGCCATAACGACATGTTTCATGGAATGAATTCACTTTCGAGAAAGAATATACCTATTCAGGGACAACTTTTAATGAAGGATGGATGTATTTCAACACTCGTAGATGTTGAAGAATTAATTAGTCGACTTAAAAATGAACCGTGTTAA
- the comB gene encoding 2-phosphosulfolactate phosphatase, whose protein sequence is MKISISFDFFDSDENPKTVDFSDYCVIVIDVLRASTTICTLLELCDKIYITDSLEKAEKIENSIKIGERNAQKIEGFDFGNSPVELIVNKNLIKEHANNGGNIVLTTTNGTRVLESIVSNHVLIGSITNAEAVAKKAYKIAKENKKGIMLVPAHRKGNFAVEDFIGAGIIANYLFKEYDEEIPNEKFEELIPARSLTKSDWVRKIFESNSGENLKKLGYFEDLIFCTSKNSQNSVGIFDKKSGTVLPI, encoded by the coding sequence ATGAAAATTTCAATTTCTTTTGATTTTTTTGATAGCGATGAAAACCCAAAAACAGTTGATTTTAGCGATTATTGCGTTATTGTAATCGATGTTTTAAGGGCCTCTACTACCATTTGTACACTACTTGAGTTATGTGACAAGATATATATAACAGACAGTCTCGAAAAAGCCGAAAAAATAGAAAATTCTATTAAAATAGGTGAAAGAAACGCTCAAAAAATTGAAGGATTCGATTTTGGAAATTCTCCTGTTGAATTAATTGTGAATAAAAATTTAATAAAAGAGCATGCAAATAACGGGGGAAATATTGTATTAACTACAACAAACGGAACGAGAGTTCTTGAAAGTATCGTTTCAAACCACGTCCTGATAGGTTCAATTACAAACGCAGAAGCAGTTGCTAAAAAAGCCTACAAAATTGCAAAAGAAAATAAAAAAGGAATAATGCTTGTTCCAGCACACAGAAAAGGAAATTTCGCAGTTGAAGATTTTATCGGGGCCGGAATTATTGCAAATTATCTTTTTAAAGAATACGATGAAGAAATTCCCAATGAAAAATTTGAAGAATTGATTCCTGCAAGATCTTTGACTAAATCTGACTGGGTAAGAAAGATATTTGAGTCAAATTCCGGAGAAAACTTGAAAAAATTAGGTTACTTTGAAGATTTAATATTCTGCACTTCGAAAAACAGCCAGAACTCCGTTGGAATTTTTGATAAAAAATCTGGAACCGTTTTACCTATCTAA
- a CDS encoding phenylacetate--CoA ligase family protein, producing the protein MIWSKEETLDRNEIKKIQLERLKESVKKAYENVPLYKEKFDSIGLKPEDINTLDDLKKIPFTVKDDFRANYPFGMFAVPKKEVVRIHASSGTTGKPTVVGYTRKDLNTWAELISRVVSAAGVTDEDTAQVAFGYGLFTGGFGLHYGLENVGASVIPISSGNTEKQLMLMKDFETTVLICTPSYALYIAEVAQKMGIDPKKDLKVKIGLFGGEACSESARAEIESKWGMLATQNYGMSELMGPGVSGECKFKCGMHISEDHFIAEIIDPKTGEVLPEGKVGELVITTLTKEALPVLRYRTKDMTSLTYEKCECGRTTARMLKMKGRSDDMLIIRGVNVFPTQIESVLEGIEEIGPHYEIIVTKNGHLDQMTINIELADGKFLEKFSCLEQISKKVDHKLKTVLGLSSKINIVQPRTLERFEGKAKRVKDLRNFD; encoded by the coding sequence TTGATCTGGTCCAAAGAAGAAACACTGGATAGAAATGAAATCAAAAAAATACAGCTTGAAAGATTGAAAGAATCTGTAAAAAAGGCTTATGAAAATGTCCCACTATATAAGGAAAAATTTGACAGTATTGGATTAAAACCGGAAGATATAAACACGTTAGATGACCTTAAAAAGATTCCTTTTACGGTAAAAGATGATTTCAGAGCTAATTATCCTTTTGGAATGTTTGCAGTTCCAAAAAAAGAAGTTGTGAGAATCCATGCGTCATCGGGAACCACGGGAAAACCAACTGTTGTAGGGTACACTAGAAAAGATCTCAATACCTGGGCAGAACTAATTTCTAGAGTTGTAAGTGCTGCAGGAGTAACTGATGAAGATACTGCTCAAGTTGCATTTGGTTATGGACTTTTTACAGGGGGATTTGGGCTACATTACGGTCTTGAAAACGTTGGAGCTTCTGTAATTCCAATTTCAAGCGGAAATACTGAAAAACAGTTAATGCTTATGAAAGACTTCGAAACAACAGTTTTGATCTGCACTCCATCATACGCCCTTTATATTGCAGAAGTTGCACAGAAAATGGGAATTGACCCTAAAAAAGACTTGAAAGTAAAAATAGGTCTTTTCGGTGGAGAAGCGTGCTCTGAATCTGCAAGAGCGGAGATTGAATCAAAATGGGGAATGTTGGCCACACAAAACTACGGTATGAGTGAATTAATGGGTCCAGGGGTTTCTGGAGAATGCAAATTCAAATGTGGAATGCACATTTCTGAAGACCACTTTATTGCAGAGATAATCGATCCAAAAACCGGTGAAGTGTTACCTGAAGGCAAAGTTGGAGAACTCGTCATTACAACACTTACAAAAGAAGCTCTTCCAGTTCTTAGATACAGAACAAAAGACATGACGAGCCTCACTTACGAAAAATGTGAATGCGGAAGAACCACCGCAAGAATGTTAAAAATGAAAGGAAGAAGCGACGACATGTTAATCATTCGAGGAGTAAATGTATTTCCAACACAGATTGAAAGTGTTTTAGAAGGAATCGAAGAAATCGGACCACACTATGAAATAATTGTTACTAAAAACGGGCACCTTGATCAGATGACGATCAACATTGAACTTGCGGATGGAAAATTCCTCGAAAAATTCAGCTGCCTTGAGCAGATCAGTAAAAAAGTAGATCACAAATTAAAAACAGTACTTGGTTTAAGCTCTAAAATAAATATAGTCCAGCCTAGAACCCTTGAAAGGTTTGAAGGTAAAGCAAAACGTGTAAAAGACTTAAGAAACTTCGATTAA
- a CDS encoding 50S ribosomal protein L39e, producing MAGNKPLGKKIRLAKALKQNRRVPMFAIARTKGSVKQHPKMRHWRRKNLKK from the coding sequence ATGGCAGGCAACAAACCTTTGGGTAAAAAAATCAGACTTGCAAAAGCTTTAAAACAGAACAGAAGAGTTCCTATGTTTGCTATTGCAAGAACAAAAGGAAGCGTTAAACAGCACCCAAAAATGAGACACTGGAGAAGAAAAAACCTTAAAAAATAA
- a CDS encoding 7-cyano-7-deazaguanine synthase, giving the protein MKAHVLFSGGKDSSLSAIILHNLGYEIQLVTVNFGVLDSYRHAEETAKIIGYSHKVESLDKELIEKSVDMILKDGYPGNGIQFVHKQVLEIISEKYDVIADGTRRDDRVPRLDHSEIQSLEMRKNIQYVTPLMGFGHKTLRNLVNNYFIISEKESEELLKSDYETEIRELIRQRGIDPLEYFPKHIQSRVIGLKR; this is encoded by the coding sequence ATGAAAGCTCACGTTTTATTCAGCGGTGGAAAAGATAGTTCCCTTTCTGCCATAATTTTGCATAATCTGGGCTATGAAATTCAATTAGTAACCGTTAATTTCGGAGTTTTGGATTCATACCGTCATGCAGAAGAAACTGCCAAGATAATTGGCTATTCTCATAAAGTTGAGTCATTGGATAAGGAATTAATCGAAAAATCTGTTGACATGATTTTAAAGGATGGATATCCTGGAAACGGGATTCAGTTTGTGCACAAGCAGGTTCTCGAAATAATTTCCGAGAAATACGATGTGATTGCAGATGGTACAAGAAGAGATGATCGTGTTCCAAGACTCGATCACTCTGAGATCCAGAGCCTTGAAATGAGGAAAAATATTCAGTACGTGACTCCTTTAATGGGATTTGGTCACAAAACTTTAAGAAATCTAGTTAACAATTACTTCATAATTTCTGAAAAAGAAAGTGAAGAACTTTTGAAATCAGATTATGAAACCGAAATAAGGGAGTTAATACGGCAAAGAGGAATCGATCCGCTTGAATACTTCCCAAAACATATTCAATCAAGAGTTATTGGTTTAAAACGATAA
- a CDS encoding DNA-binding protein, with protein sequence MNPEEIRQRRLQEMQAKAQEQGAANDPEAQRQAQEQQMQYEMQKQKILRQILSEDARSRLARIKLAKPQFAEQVEMQLIQLAQAGKLPIPLTDEYFKGLLDRIYEMNKPAKKEITIMRR encoded by the coding sequence ATGAACCCGGAAGAAATAAGGCAAAGAAGATTGCAGGAAATGCAAGCAAAAGCTCAAGAGCAAGGGGCAGCAAATGATCCTGAAGCTCAGAGACAAGCGCAAGAGCAGCAAATGCAATACGAAATGCAAAAACAAAAAATTCTCAGGCAGATTCTTTCTGAAGACGCAAGATCGAGATTAGCAAGAATAAAACTTGCAAAACCTCAGTTTGCAGAACAGGTTGAAATGCAGTTAATACAACTCGCACAGGCAGGAAAACTTCCAATTCCACTCACTGACGAGTACTTTAAGGGCCTTCTCGATAGAATATACGAGATGAACAAACCTGCTAAGAAAGAAATCACAATAATGAGAAGATAA
- a CDS encoding 30S ribosomal protein S19e: MVTVYDVPANDLIAKLAEKLKEMGVEEPEWTSFVKTGAHKERRPDNEDWWYVRCAAILRKVYINGPVGVERLRSVYGGRKNRGCAPEKFVKGSGNIIRTAFQALEAKDLLAKAENGGRIIAPKGQSLVDNTAKEVADSVAQ, from the coding sequence ATGGTAACCGTTTACGATGTACCAGCAAACGATTTAATCGCAAAGTTAGCTGAAAAATTGAAAGAAATGGGCGTAGAAGAGCCTGAATGGACAAGCTTCGTTAAAACAGGGGCTCACAAAGAAAGAAGACCTGACAACGAAGACTGGTGGTACGTAAGATGTGCTGCAATATTAAGGAAAGTATACATCAACGGCCCTGTTGGTGTTGAAAGATTAAGAAGCGTATACGGTGGAAGAAAAAACAGAGGATGCGCTCCTGAAAAATTCGTTAAAGGTAGTGGAAACATTATCAGAACAGCTTTCCAAGCTTTAGAAGCTAAAGACTTACTCGCTAAAGCTGAAAATGGTGGAAGAATCATTGCACCAAAAGGCCAATCTTTAGTAGACAACACTGCAAAAGAAGTAGCTGATTCAGTAGCACAATAA
- the yhbY gene encoding ribosome assembly RNA-binding protein YhbY has protein sequence MTENTEIKISSKAKKMLRSQSHEIEPVVWVGKEGIDKTIEEIKRQIKDKSLIKIKVRKSALESGDKTEMAEKVAKETGAEIISVVGNVITIFKPKEGWKKYSTKKTKKEKYVEEFEEMRSKKTLLKR, from the coding sequence ATGACCGAAAATACTGAAATAAAGATATCATCCAAAGCCAAAAAGATGTTAAGGTCCCAATCACACGAAATCGAACCAGTAGTCTGGGTTGGAAAGGAAGGGATCGATAAAACTATCGAAGAAATTAAAAGGCAGATAAAAGATAAAAGCCTTATAAAAATTAAAGTAAGAAAAAGTGCACTTGAAAGTGGCGATAAAACAGAAATGGCTGAAAAAGTTGCTAAAGAAACCGGTGCAGAAATTATTAGCGTAGTTGGAAATGTTATTACTATTTTCAAGCCAAAAGAAGGATGGAAAAAGTATTCAACAAAGAAAACAAAGAAAGAAAAGTATGTTGAAGAATTTGAAGAAATGCGGTCTAAAAAAACACTCCTTAAACGATAA
- a CDS encoding methanogenesis marker 3 protein, whose amino-acid sequence MNVLVNNNPKSGKTLKDVIKDEYYIPGSNIVIIKGTSTVIKEETKKYLIKTTKGSFVVGITEENETVAFWNKNYKSFEDKSLIWKSISDVSFGSIEIPLPVSSLKQNFKKWDVVLSVSGLDTSEGNLIFVQRDVLELYGLENPKIGILIGGKRVLKTLTAKDTIISIEQMRESKENINYEITTDLDKEIQDDWKIYTYCKAEFDGPSKSTEHTLAILENGTLEISENTNTYVADCRLQTLLIDEENPEDRDRGTITVRNIGNGVGKVYIYQENRASSLSHTVVGKVTDGIEIVDFSNSGYITVKTSPERLNVIGKTQKDAKILFGKHGIALKMDGNINEDAIIVEQIPECTMDILKSKEVTTKGIEPEKLLYVEIYDKDAPTTAWYFRKITGLTTKRIGTLKIYFRHDDISMFERDWDYSKGLLPENTPEKSVDPGIIAVTNMVKKYKGYIGVRTSSNDKYGPTGETFEGTNVVGKVVKNSEILKSVKQGENIYILEVNKN is encoded by the coding sequence ATGAATGTACTAGTAAACAACAACCCAAAATCCGGAAAAACCTTGAAAGACGTAATAAAAGACGAATATTATATTCCGGGATCAAATATCGTGATTATAAAAGGAACCTCCACAGTAATTAAGGAAGAAACTAAGAAATACCTGATAAAAACTACCAAGGGCTCATTTGTAGTTGGAATAACTGAAGAAAATGAAACAGTTGCTTTCTGGAATAAAAATTACAAATCATTTGAAGATAAATCTCTGATCTGGAAAAGTATTTCTGATGTATCTTTTGGATCTATAGAGATACCCCTTCCGGTAAGTAGCTTAAAACAAAATTTTAAAAAGTGGGACGTTGTTTTAAGCGTTTCAGGACTAGATACTAGTGAAGGAAATCTGATATTCGTTCAAAGAGATGTATTGGAATTATACGGGCTTGAAAATCCAAAAATAGGTATATTAATTGGTGGAAAACGAGTTTTAAAAACATTGACTGCCAAGGATACAATAATATCAATAGAACAGATGCGGGAATCAAAAGAAAATATCAATTATGAAATAACTACTGATTTAGACAAAGAAATTCAGGATGATTGGAAAATATACACTTACTGTAAAGCAGAATTTGATGGCCCTTCGAAAAGTACGGAACATACCCTTGCAATTCTTGAAAACGGCACTTTAGAAATATCGGAAAATACAAACACGTATGTTGCAGATTGTAGACTTCAAACCCTTTTGATAGATGAAGAAAATCCTGAAGATAGAGATAGAGGAACTATTACTGTTAGAAATATTGGAAATGGCGTTGGGAAAGTATACATCTATCAAGAAAACCGTGCATCATCCCTGTCCCATACCGTAGTTGGGAAAGTTACAGATGGAATTGAAATCGTTGATTTTTCAAATTCTGGGTATATTACAGTAAAAACGAGCCCTGAAAGACTCAATGTAATTGGAAAAACACAAAAAGATGCCAAAATTTTGTTTGGAAAACATGGGATAGCCTTAAAAATGGATGGAAATATAAATGAAGATGCCATAATCGTTGAACAAATCCCGGAATGTACAATGGATATATTAAAATCAAAAGAAGTTACTACAAAGGGAATCGAACCTGAAAAATTATTATATGTCGAAATATACGACAAAGATGCCCCAACTACCGCTTGGTACTTTAGAAAAATCACGGGACTTACTACAAAAAGAATCGGTACATTGAAGATTTATTTCAGACACGATGACATTTCAATGTTTGAAAGAGATTGGGATTATTCAAAAGGATTACTGCCTGAAAATACGCCTGAAAAATCTGTTGATCCTGGAATAATTGCCGTTACAAACATGGTTAAAAAATACAAAGGATATATTGGAGTTAGAACTTCTTCAAACGATAAATATGGACCTACGGGAGAAACTTTTGAAGGTACAAATGTCGTTGGAAAAGTAGTTAAAAACTCGGAAATTTTAAAAAGCGTTAAACAGGGCGAAAACATATACATACTTGAAGTTAATAAAAACTAG
- a CDS encoding homocitrate synthase family protein — protein sequence MDWKAVSPYNPKLDLKDCYLYDTTLRDGEQTPGVCFTHDQKLEIAKKLDELKIKQIEAGFPIVSENERKCIKSITGEGLNAQILALSRVLKEDIDKAIECDVDGIITFIAASPMHLKYKLHKSLDEVEEMGMKAVEYAKDHGLFVAFSAEDATRTPIEDIIRIHKNAEEHGADRVHIADTLGCATPQSMYYICSELSKHLKKAHIGVHCHNDFGFAVINSIYGLLGGAKAVSTTVNGIGERAGNAAIEEIVMALKVLYDYDMGLNTEILTEMSKLVEKYSKIRIPENKPLVGEMAFYHESGIHVDAVLENPLTYEPFLPEKIGQKRKIILGKHSGCRAVAHRLQELGLETSRNELWEIVKKTKETREEGTEISDEVFKNIVDKIIK from the coding sequence ATGGATTGGAAAGCGGTATCCCCATACAACCCAAAATTAGATTTAAAAGACTGTTACTTGTATGATACAACATTGCGAGATGGTGAACAAACCCCCGGGGTCTGTTTTACACATGATCAAAAACTTGAAATTGCTAAAAAATTGGATGAACTTAAAATTAAGCAGATTGAAGCAGGTTTTCCAATTGTTTCTGAAAACGAGAGAAAATGTATTAAATCCATTACTGGCGAAGGACTGAACGCACAAATTTTGGCATTATCAAGAGTTTTGAAGGAAGATATTGATAAAGCAATAGAATGTGACGTTGATGGGATAATCACATTTATTGCAGCTTCTCCGATGCATTTGAAGTATAAATTACATAAAAGCCTCGATGAAGTCGAAGAAATGGGTATGAAAGCCGTTGAATACGCAAAAGACCACGGACTTTTCGTAGCGTTCTCTGCAGAAGATGCAACAAGAACTCCGATTGAAGATATCATCAGAATTCACAAAAATGCAGAAGAACACGGTGCTGATAGGGTTCATATTGCAGATACCCTCGGATGTGCTACACCCCAATCAATGTACTACATCTGTTCTGAATTAAGCAAACATTTGAAAAAAGCACATATTGGAGTACACTGCCACAATGACTTTGGATTTGCAGTTATAAACTCGATATATGGGTTATTAGGTGGGGCAAAAGCAGTATCTACCACAGTCAATGGAATAGGCGAACGAGCAGGAAATGCTGCAATTGAAGAAATTGTAATGGCTTTAAAAGTACTTTACGACTACGACATGGGCTTAAACACTGAAATCTTAACCGAAATGTCAAAACTTGTTGAAAAATATTCAAAAATCAGGATTCCTGAAAATAAACCTCTTGTTGGGGAAATGGCATTTTACCATGAAAGTGGAATACACGTTGATGCGGTTTTAGAAAATCCTTTAACATATGAACCATTTTTACCTGAAAAAATCGGTCAGAAAAGAAAAATCATACTTGGAAAACATTCAGGTTGCAGGGCAGTTGCTCACAGGTTGCAAGAACTTGGTCTTGAAACATCCAGAAATGAACTCTGGGAAATTGTAAAGAAAACAAAAGAAACTAGGGAAGAAGGTACCGAAATAAGCGACGAAGTGTTTAAAAACATTGTCGATAAGATTATTAAATAA